One region of Yersinia bercovieri ATCC 43970 genomic DNA includes:
- the glnE gene encoding bifunctional [glutamate--ammonia ligase]-adenylyl-L-tyrosine phosphorylase/[glutamate--ammonia-ligase] adenylyltransferase, with product MLPLPPELQIQAQNVQQRFHELPTPLSLGDEEIAVLVLSDFVSDMLLIHPEWLVELHQQPPQPQEWQLYPQWLSQALAEVQDEAALLAALRLFRRRIMVRIAWSQALQSSATTDTLQQLSWLAETLIIAARDWLYQVCCREFGTPCNGEGVAQPLLILGMGKLGGGELNFSSDIDLIFAYPESGQTHGGRRQLDNAQFFTRLGQRLIKALDQQTIDGFVYRVDMRLRPFGDSGPLVLSFAALEDYYQEQGRDWERYAMVKARLMGGAEDHYSKELRQTLRPFVFRRYIDFSVIQSLRNMKGMIAREVRRRGLKDNIKLGAGGIREIEFITQVFQLIRGGREPRLQERALLPTLQAVAELGLLPEPQVADLIGSYLFLRRLENLLQAIADEQTQTLPGDALNQARLAWGMGYGDWAAMSAALEQHMQAVRGVFDDLIGDDTPDIGEDPSHGLYKSLWQDALEECDLAPLTPHLDQAARRQLLNTINEFRHDMDKRTIGPRGREVLDQLMPRLFAEVCPRPDANVALSRLIQLLLSIVTRTTYLELLVEYHAALKHVIRLCSASPMVASQLARYPLLLDELLDPQSFYQPLEPGAYRDELRQYLLRVPEDDEEQQLEALRQFKQAQQLRIAAGDITEALPVMKVSDHLTYLAEAIIDAVIQQAWNQMVARYGQPSHLQQREGRGFAVIGYGKLGGWELGYSSDLDLVFLLDCPLEVMTDGERSIDGRQFYLRLAQRVMHLFSTRTSSGILYEVDARLRPSGEAGMLVSTVEAFADYQQNEAWTWEHQALVRARIVYGDPALHQQFDAIRQQILCRHRDAPQLQQEVREMREKMRNHLGSKQRDIFDIKTDEGGITDIEFIAQYLVLRYAASEPRLTRWSDNVRIFELMANNDIMPLDEAAALTRAYVTMRDEIHHLALQEQSSKVAADSFIAERAQVVASWHKWLISTPTDA from the coding sequence ATGTTGCCACTCCCCCCGGAATTACAGATTCAGGCGCAGAATGTACAGCAGCGCTTTCATGAGTTACCGACGCCGCTGAGCTTAGGTGATGAAGAGATAGCTGTATTGGTGTTGAGTGATTTTGTCAGTGACATGCTCCTGATTCACCCTGAATGGCTGGTGGAGTTGCATCAACAGCCGCCGCAACCGCAGGAGTGGCAACTTTATCCGCAGTGGCTCAGCCAGGCGCTGGCCGAGGTGCAGGATGAAGCTGCGCTGTTAGCCGCTTTGCGGCTGTTTCGCCGCCGGATTATGGTACGTATCGCCTGGTCACAGGCACTGCAAAGCAGTGCCACGACTGACACCTTGCAGCAACTCAGTTGGTTGGCTGAAACCCTGATTATCGCGGCCCGCGACTGGCTCTATCAGGTATGTTGTCGTGAGTTCGGCACACCATGCAATGGTGAGGGTGTAGCGCAGCCGCTGCTGATTTTGGGCATGGGCAAGTTAGGCGGCGGTGAGCTGAATTTCTCCTCTGATATCGATCTTATTTTTGCTTATCCAGAGAGTGGTCAAACGCATGGGGGGCGGCGGCAGTTGGACAATGCCCAGTTCTTTACCCGCCTGGGCCAACGGCTGATCAAGGCGCTCGATCAGCAAACCATTGACGGCTTTGTCTATCGGGTGGATATGCGTCTGCGCCCGTTTGGCGATAGCGGCCCCCTGGTGTTGAGCTTTGCGGCGCTGGAAGATTATTACCAGGAACAGGGCCGTGACTGGGAGCGCTATGCGATGGTTAAAGCGCGTCTGATGGGCGGCGCTGAAGACCACTACAGTAAGGAGCTGCGCCAGACCCTGCGGCCTTTCGTCTTCCGCCGGTATATTGATTTCAGCGTGATTCAATCACTGCGCAACATGAAGGGGATGATCGCCCGTGAAGTGCGCCGACGTGGCCTGAAAGACAATATCAAGCTGGGCGCGGGCGGTATTCGTGAGATTGAGTTTATTACGCAGGTGTTTCAGCTGATTCGTGGTGGCCGCGAACCGCGCCTACAAGAGCGGGCTTTGCTGCCCACCTTGCAGGCGGTGGCGGAGTTGGGCTTATTACCGGAGCCGCAAGTGGCGGATCTCATTGGCAGCTATCTGTTTTTGCGCCGCCTGGAAAATCTGCTGCAAGCCATTGCTGATGAGCAAACCCAGACCTTGCCCGGTGATGCGCTCAATCAGGCCCGATTGGCTTGGGGCATGGGGTATGGGGATTGGGCCGCCATGAGTGCGGCGCTGGAACAGCATATGCAAGCGGTGCGTGGGGTGTTTGATGACCTGATTGGCGACGATACCCCCGATATTGGCGAAGATCCCAGCCATGGGCTGTACAAAAGTTTATGGCAGGATGCGCTGGAAGAGTGTGATTTAGCTCCACTGACACCGCATTTAGACCAGGCCGCGCGCCGCCAATTACTGAACACTATCAATGAGTTCCGCCACGATATGGATAAACGCACCATTGGCCCCCGTGGCCGTGAGGTGCTGGATCAACTGATGCCGCGGCTGTTCGCTGAGGTCTGTCCGCGTCCTGATGCTAATGTTGCGCTTAGCCGGCTGATTCAACTGCTGCTGAGCATCGTTACCCGCACCACTTATCTGGAATTGCTGGTGGAGTACCATGCGGCGCTAAAACACGTTATCCGTCTCTGTTCGGCCTCGCCGATGGTGGCTAGCCAGTTAGCTCGCTACCCATTGCTGCTGGATGAATTACTCGATCCACAATCCTTCTATCAGCCGCTGGAACCCGGTGCTTACCGCGATGAATTGCGCCAATATTTGCTGCGGGTGCCGGAAGATGACGAAGAGCAGCAGTTGGAGGCGTTGCGCCAGTTTAAGCAGGCGCAGCAATTACGCATTGCCGCCGGTGATATCACTGAGGCGCTGCCAGTTATGAAAGTGAGCGATCACTTAACCTATCTGGCAGAGGCCATTATTGATGCGGTTATCCAGCAAGCCTGGAACCAGATGGTGGCTCGCTATGGTCAGCCGAGCCATTTGCAGCAGCGCGAAGGCCGTGGTTTCGCGGTGATTGGCTATGGCAAGCTGGGGGGATGGGAGCTGGGTTACAGCTCAGATCTCGATTTAGTATTCTTGCTCGACTGCCCGCTAGAGGTGATGACCGACGGCGAGCGCAGCATTGATGGCCGCCAGTTCTATCTGCGTTTGGCCCAGCGAGTCATGCACCTATTTAGCACCCGCACCTCGTCAGGTATTTTGTATGAGGTCGATGCCCGGCTGCGGCCATCCGGTGAAGCTGGCATGTTGGTCAGCACCGTCGAGGCTTTCGCTGATTATCAGCAAAATGAGGCCTGGACTTGGGAGCATCAGGCGCTGGTTCGCGCCCGTATTGTCTATGGCGATCCGGCGCTGCATCAGCAGTTTGACGCCATTCGCCAGCAAATTTTATGCCGCCACCGTGATGCCCCGCAATTGCAGCAGGAAGTGCGCGAAATGCGCGAGAAAATGCGCAATCATTTGGGCAGCAAACAGCGCGATATTTTTGATATCAAAACGGACGAAGGTGGGATCACTGATATTGAGTTTATCGCGCAATATCTGGTGCTGCGTTATGCCGCCAGTGAGCCACGTTTGACCCGTTGGTCAGATAATGTGCGCATTTTTGAGCTGATGGCGAATAACGATATTATGCCGCTGGATGAGGCCGCCGCGCTGACCCGTGCTTATGTCACCATGCGCGATGAGATCCACCATCTGGCGTTGCAGGAGCAATCCAGCAAGGTGGCCGCCGATAGCTTTATCGCCGAGAGAGCACAGGTGGTCGCTAGTTGGCATAAATGGCTGATATCAACGCCAACTGATGCATAG
- a CDS encoding inorganic triphosphatase, whose amino-acid sequence MTVEIELKFIATPAAIAALPERLTSWQSQHSAPQTLANIYFETADNRLRQHDIGLRIRGYDGRYEMTVKSGGKVVGGLHQRPEYNVDIDSDKLDLARFPADIWPEGWSVEALQAELQPLFRTDFTREKWAITYGESEIELALDQGSISAGELSEPLSEIELELKQGNQADLLALATELAQIGGLRQGSLSKAARGYHLAQGNPPRELRPLLVLQPAPKSTVEQGMVAGLEMALDHWQYHEELWLGGESAAKAMIIEALAMVRQTLAIFGGLVPRKASTELRALLIALEPQLEPKNVKAEQLCYSTDYLKCKLALTSWLVTAGWRPFMDAKAQAKFDGSFKRFCDIMLSRSAADLKEAFAHHMDDDGYLAQLPRLNRQIMTFQLLSGFYPQSEWHPYIDGWFGLQLAIMERQGHWRDTARKEALAQAAFWLNGAVR is encoded by the coding sequence ATGACCGTTGAAATAGAACTAAAATTTATTGCTACGCCTGCGGCCATCGCGGCGTTGCCGGAGCGGCTCACATCCTGGCAGAGCCAGCATTCAGCGCCGCAAACACTGGCGAACATCTATTTTGAGACCGCAGATAACCGCCTGCGCCAGCATGATATTGGCCTGCGTATTCGTGGTTATGATGGTCGTTATGAAATGACAGTGAAGAGTGGTGGCAAAGTGGTCGGCGGTTTACATCAACGGCCTGAATACAATGTCGATATTGATAGCGACAAACTCGATCTGGCGCGTTTTCCGGCAGATATCTGGCCAGAAGGGTGGTCGGTTGAGGCGCTGCAAGCTGAGTTACAACCGCTGTTTCGCACTGATTTCACCCGTGAGAAGTGGGCAATCACTTACGGTGAGAGCGAGATAGAGCTTGCTCTTGATCAAGGATCGATTAGTGCTGGTGAGCTGTCTGAGCCATTGAGCGAAATTGAGCTTGAGCTGAAACAAGGTAATCAGGCTGATTTACTGGCACTGGCCACTGAATTGGCGCAAATCGGCGGTTTACGTCAGGGCAGTCTGAGTAAAGCGGCGCGCGGCTACCACCTGGCACAAGGCAATCCTCCTCGCGAACTGCGGCCATTGCTGGTTCTGCAACCAGCGCCAAAATCGACTGTCGAGCAGGGAATGGTGGCCGGGCTGGAGATGGCGCTGGATCACTGGCAATACCATGAAGAGCTGTGGTTAGGTGGCGAATCAGCGGCTAAGGCGATGATTATTGAAGCATTAGCTATGGTGCGTCAGACTCTGGCGATTTTCGGTGGATTAGTGCCGCGCAAAGCCAGCACCGAACTGCGGGCGCTGTTGATTGCGCTAGAGCCACAGCTAGAACCGAAAAACGTGAAGGCGGAGCAGCTCTGTTATAGCACCGATTATCTGAAATGTAAGTTAGCGCTCACATCGTGGCTAGTCACTGCGGGCTGGCGGCCATTTATGGATGCCAAGGCGCAAGCGAAGTTCGATGGCTCATTTAAGCGCTTCTGCGACATCATGCTGAGCCGCAGTGCCGCCGATCTGAAAGAGGCATTTGCTCACCATATGGATGACGACGGCTATCTGGCCCAACTCCCCCGTTTGAATCGGCAGATTATGACCTTCCAGCTGCTCTCTGGTTTCTATCCACAGAGTGAATGGCACCCATATATTGATGGCTGGTTTGGTTTGCAGCTGGCAATTATGGAGCGTCAAGGCCATTGGCGCGATACCGCCCGTAAAGAAGCATTGGCGCAGGCAGCCTTTTGGCTGAACGGTGCTGTCCGTTAG
- a CDS encoding TIGR04211 family SH3 domain-containing protein: MQKIRLICLAVLSLTLSWGAHAEEKRYISDELDTYVHSGPGNQYRIVGTLKGGDEVTLISVDEGTNYGQIRDSKGKTTWIPLNQLSETPSLRIRVPDLEQQVKTLTDKLANIDNSWNQRTAEMQQKVAASDSVISELQKENESLKNQLVVAQKKVSAVNLQLDDKQRTIILQWFMYGGGVAGIGLLLGLVLPHLIPSRKKNNRWMN; the protein is encoded by the coding sequence ATGCAGAAAATACGCCTAATTTGTCTCGCGGTGCTAAGTCTCACTCTCTCTTGGGGCGCGCACGCTGAAGAAAAACGTTACATCTCTGATGAGCTGGATACCTACGTTCATAGTGGCCCCGGTAATCAATACCGCATTGTTGGCACGCTAAAAGGTGGGGATGAAGTCACCCTGATAAGCGTTGATGAAGGCACAAATTATGGCCAAATCCGCGACAGTAAGGGTAAAACCACGTGGATCCCACTGAATCAGTTGAGTGAAACACCAAGCTTACGTATTCGGGTGCCAGACCTTGAACAGCAGGTCAAAACACTGACTGATAAACTGGCTAATATTGATAATAGCTGGAATCAGCGCACCGCAGAGATGCAGCAGAAAGTCGCTGCCAGTGATAGCGTCATCTCCGAGCTGCAAAAAGAGAATGAATCACTGAAAAACCAGTTAGTGGTTGCTCAGAAGAAGGTCAGCGCAGTCAATCTGCAATTGGATGATAAGCAGCGCACCATCATCCTACAGTGGTTTATGTATGGTGGCGGTGTCGCGGGGATTGGCTTATTGCTGGGCCTGGTGCTGCCGCATCTGATCCCAAGTCGTAAAAAGAATAATCGTTGGATGAACTGA
- a CDS encoding multifunctional CCA addition/repair protein gives MEIYLVGGAVRDNLLGLPVTERDWVVVGAAPEQLLAQGYQQVGKDFPVFLHPVSHEEYALARTERKSGQGYTGFTCYAAPDVTLEEDLLRRDLTINAIARRDNGELIDPYHGRQDLENRLLRHVSEAFGEDPLRVLRVARFAARFAHLGFTVAPETQSLMAAMAQSGELSALTPERVWKETEKALKTQNPQIYFQVLRDCGALAVLFPEIDRLFGVPAPEKWHPEIDTGIHTLMTLAIAAQLTPEVDIRFAALCHDLGKGLTPKEFWPHHHGHGPAGVKLVEQLCQRLRVPNPVRDLAKLVAEYHDLIHTVNKLRPETLLKLFDAIDVWRKPERLEQMIMTSEADARGRTGFEDNPYPQGDYLRAAFQIANGVSVQEVVASGLQGLAIRDELKRRRQQALAQWKQAQEIAPE, from the coding sequence ATGGAAATCTATTTGGTCGGCGGTGCCGTCCGCGACAACTTATTAGGCCTACCGGTGACCGAGCGGGATTGGGTGGTGGTGGGCGCGGCGCCGGAACAGCTGCTGGCACAGGGCTACCAACAGGTGGGCAAAGATTTTCCGGTTTTCCTTCATCCAGTCAGCCATGAAGAGTATGCGCTGGCCCGCACCGAACGTAAATCAGGCCAGGGTTACACTGGTTTTACCTGCTATGCCGCTCCTGATGTGACGCTGGAAGAGGATTTACTGCGCCGCGATCTAACCATTAATGCCATTGCCCGCCGTGATAACGGTGAGTTAATCGACCCCTATCACGGCAGACAAGATTTAGAAAATAGGCTGTTACGCCACGTCTCCGAGGCATTTGGCGAAGATCCACTGCGTGTCCTGCGGGTTGCCCGTTTCGCTGCCCGCTTTGCTCACTTGGGCTTTACTGTCGCCCCTGAGACTCAATCATTGATGGCGGCAATGGCACAAAGTGGCGAGCTGTCTGCTCTAACGCCAGAACGGGTCTGGAAAGAGACCGAGAAAGCGCTGAAAACACAAAACCCACAGATCTATTTTCAGGTGCTGCGCGATTGCGGTGCATTGGCGGTGCTGTTCCCTGAAATTGACCGCTTATTTGGTGTTCCTGCGCCGGAAAAATGGCACCCGGAAATTGATACCGGTATCCATACCCTGATGACGCTGGCTATCGCCGCTCAACTCACTCCTGAGGTTGATATTCGCTTCGCCGCCCTTTGCCATGATTTAGGCAAGGGTCTGACGCCAAAAGAGTTTTGGCCACATCACCATGGACATGGCCCTGCGGGCGTCAAATTGGTTGAGCAATTGTGTCAGCGTTTACGCGTGCCTAATCCGGTGCGTGATTTGGCAAAACTGGTGGCGGAGTACCATGATCTCATCCATACAGTGAATAAGCTTCGCCCTGAAACTCTGCTCAAATTATTTGATGCGATTGATGTTTGGCGCAAGCCAGAGCGCCTTGAGCAGATGATCATGACCAGCGAGGCGGATGCCCGTGGTCGCACTGGATTTGAAGATAATCCCTACCCACAAGGGGATTATCTGCGAGCCGCATTCCAGATTGCCAATGGCGTATCGGTGCAGGAAGTGGTCGCCAGCGGGCTACAAGGGTTGGCGATTCGTGACGAACTGAAACGCCGCCGTCAACAGGCGTTGGCGCAATGGAAGCAAGCTCAGGAAATTGCGCCAGAATAA
- the bacA gene encoding undecaprenyl-diphosphate phosphatase, protein MTDMYSLFVAFVLGVVEGLTEFLPVSSTGHMIIVGELLGFTGDKAKTFEVIIQLGSILAVVVVFWRRLFGLIGIHFGAVPHEGKTSGHLTLGHILLAMLPAVGLGLVFHNVIKSLFNPHSVMYALVAGGLLLLTAEWFKPKNAKAVGLDDITYRQAFAIGCFQCLALWPGFSRSGATISGGMLVGVNRYAASEFSFILAVPMMMGASGLDLYKSLHFLTLGDLPMFAVGFITAFIVALIAIKTFLSLIKRISFVPFAIYRFVVAAAVYWVFM, encoded by the coding sequence ATGACGGATATGTATTCGCTGTTTGTGGCTTTTGTTCTGGGTGTAGTAGAAGGGCTGACCGAGTTTCTGCCGGTTTCATCTACCGGGCATATGATTATTGTCGGCGAGTTACTGGGCTTTACTGGTGACAAAGCCAAGACCTTTGAAGTCATTATTCAGCTAGGGTCGATTCTGGCCGTGGTAGTGGTGTTCTGGCGGCGGTTGTTTGGCCTGATTGGCATCCATTTTGGCGCTGTACCTCATGAGGGGAAAACCAGCGGCCATCTGACCTTAGGCCATATTTTACTGGCGATGCTGCCCGCTGTGGGGCTGGGATTGGTATTCCACAATGTCATCAAGTCGCTATTTAACCCGCACAGTGTCATGTATGCCTTGGTTGCCGGTGGCTTGCTGCTATTGACCGCTGAGTGGTTCAAACCTAAAAATGCGAAAGCCGTCGGGCTGGATGACATCACCTATCGCCAGGCTTTTGCCATCGGTTGCTTCCAGTGTCTGGCACTGTGGCCGGGGTTCTCCCGTTCTGGTGCTACCATCTCTGGCGGGATGCTGGTCGGCGTTAATCGCTATGCCGCCTCTGAGTTCTCCTTTATTTTGGCGGTGCCGATGATGATGGGGGCCAGCGGGCTGGATTTATATAAGAGTCTGCACTTCCTGACACTGGGTGATTTGCCGATGTTTGCCGTCGGATTCATCACCGCATTTATTGTCGCGCTGATTGCTATCAAAACCTTCCTGTCACTGATTAAACGCATCTCCTTTGTACCTTTTGCCATCTATCGCTTTGTGGTCGCCGCTGCGGTGTACTGGGTCTTTATGTAA
- the folB gene encoding bifunctional dihydroneopterin aldolase/7,8-dihydroneopterin epimerase produces the protein MDIVFIEELSVITTIGVYDWEQTIQQKLVFDIEMGWDNRKAAVSDDVNDCLSYADISDSVIKHVELQRFALVERVAEEVAELLLQRFKSPWVRIKVSKPGAVAQARNVGVVIERGQRPD, from the coding sequence ATGGATATCGTATTTATTGAAGAACTCAGCGTCATAACCACCATCGGTGTTTATGACTGGGAGCAGACCATTCAGCAAAAGCTGGTGTTCGATATCGAAATGGGCTGGGATAATCGCAAAGCTGCCGTCAGTGATGATGTGAATGATTGCCTGAGTTATGCCGATATCAGTGATAGCGTCATAAAACATGTGGAATTACAACGTTTTGCCTTGGTCGAACGGGTGGCTGAAGAGGTTGCCGAACTGCTGCTACAGCGCTTTAAGTCGCCTTGGGTGCGAATTAAGGTCAGCAAACCGGGGGCAGTGGCTCAAGCCAGAAATGTCGGCGTGGTGATCGAGCGTGGCCAACGTCCTGACTGA
- the plsY gene encoding glycerol-3-phosphate 1-O-acyltransferase PlsY produces the protein MSAIALGMIIFAYLCGSISSAILVCRVAKLPDPRVHGSGNPGATNVLRIGGRAAAATVLIFDVLKGMLPVWIAYLLHVSPLYLGLTAIAACLGHIYPVFFHFKGGKGVATAFGAIAPIGWDLTGLMTGTWLLTVLLSGYSSLGAIISALIAPFYVWWFKPQFTFPVAMLSCLILMRHHDNIQRLWRGKESKIWDKLRKKKQKTAAEEAAELEEKED, from the coding sequence ATGAGTGCTATCGCGCTTGGCATGATTATCTTCGCGTATTTGTGTGGCTCTATTTCCAGTGCGATCTTGGTCTGCCGGGTTGCCAAGCTGCCAGATCCGCGTGTGCATGGTTCCGGTAATCCCGGTGCCACCAATGTACTGCGCATTGGTGGCCGCGCTGCTGCCGCAACCGTCCTGATTTTTGATGTGCTGAAAGGCATGTTGCCAGTTTGGATAGCTTATCTGCTGCATGTTTCGCCACTCTATCTTGGCCTGACCGCTATTGCCGCCTGCCTCGGCCACATTTATCCGGTATTTTTCCACTTTAAAGGTGGCAAGGGTGTTGCCACAGCATTCGGTGCTATCGCGCCCATCGGCTGGGATCTCACTGGCCTGATGACCGGCACTTGGTTGTTGACGGTATTGCTGAGCGGCTATTCATCTTTAGGGGCCATTATCAGCGCCCTGATAGCCCCCTTCTACGTCTGGTGGTTTAAACCGCAATTCACCTTCCCTGTCGCCATGCTCTCCTGCCTGATCCTAATGCGCCACCACGATAATATTCAACGTTTATGGCGCGGAAAAGAGAGTAAAATCTGGGACAAACTCAGAAAGAAAAAACAGAAAACCGCCGCCGAAGAGGCCGCAGAGTTGGAAGAGAAAGAGGATTAG
- the tsaD gene encoding tRNA (adenosine(37)-N6)-threonylcarbamoyltransferase complex transferase subunit TsaD, giving the protein MRVLGIETSCDETGIAVYDDETGLLANQLYSQVKLHADYGGVVPELASRDHVRKTVPLIQAALKEANLSAKEIDGVAYTAGPGLVGALLVGATVGRALAFAWGVPAVPVHHMEGHLLAPMLEDNAPEFPFVALLVSGGHTQLISVTGIGEYLLLGESVDDAAGEAFDKTAKLLGLDYPGGPMLSRMAQQGAAGRFTFPRPMTDRPGLDFSFSGLKTFAANTIRANGTDDQTRADIARAFEDAVVDTLAIKSKRALDQTGFKRLVIAGGVSANRTLRSKLAEMMKKRGGEVFYARPEFCTDNGAMIAYAGLIRLKSGASSELSVSVRPRWPLAELPKV; this is encoded by the coding sequence ATGCGAGTTTTGGGTATAGAAACGTCCTGCGATGAAACCGGAATTGCAGTGTATGACGATGAAACCGGTCTGTTAGCTAACCAACTGTACAGTCAGGTTAAATTGCATGCTGATTATGGCGGCGTTGTCCCTGAGCTGGCTTCCCGTGATCATGTGCGCAAAACGGTGCCGCTGATTCAGGCGGCATTGAAAGAAGCCAATCTGAGTGCCAAAGAGATCGATGGCGTGGCCTATACCGCCGGTCCGGGCTTGGTTGGCGCATTATTGGTCGGGGCCACAGTAGGCCGTGCATTGGCATTTGCCTGGGGTGTCCCTGCGGTGCCGGTTCATCATATGGAAGGCCACTTACTGGCACCGATGCTGGAAGATAATGCGCCTGAATTTCCTTTTGTCGCGTTACTGGTTTCCGGTGGTCACACCCAATTGATCAGCGTAACTGGTATCGGCGAATATCTGTTGCTGGGCGAATCTGTTGACGATGCCGCCGGTGAAGCTTTCGATAAAACAGCCAAATTATTAGGGCTGGACTATCCCGGTGGGCCGATGCTGTCGCGTATGGCGCAACAAGGCGCTGCGGGGCGATTTACCTTCCCGCGCCCAATGACTGACCGTCCTGGGTTGGATTTCAGTTTTTCTGGTCTGAAAACCTTTGCAGCAAATACGATTCGTGCCAATGGCACTGATGATCAAACTCGTGCCGATATTGCCCGTGCATTTGAAGATGCGGTAGTGGATACGCTGGCGATTAAATCCAAACGTGCGCTGGATCAGACCGGTTTCAAGCGCCTGGTCATCGCTGGTGGTGTTAGTGCTAACCGCACTTTGCGCTCAAAGCTGGCTGAAATGATGAAAAAGCGGGGTGGTGAGGTGTTCTATGCCCGGCCAGAATTTTGCACCGATAATGGGGCGATGATCGCCTATGCGGGTTTGATTCGACTGAAAAGTGGCGCGAGTAGTGAGTTGAGCGTTTCGGTCAGGCCGCGTTGGCCTTTGGCTGAGTTGCCGAAAGTCTGA
- the rpsU gene encoding 30S ribosomal protein S21, which yields MPVIKVRENEPFDVALRRFKRSCEKAGVLAEVRRREFYEKPTTERKRAKASAVKRHAKKLARENARRTRLY from the coding sequence ATGCCGGTAATTAAAGTACGTGAAAACGAGCCGTTCGACGTAGCTCTTCGTCGTTTCAAACGCTCTTGCGAAAAAGCAGGTGTTTTAGCTGAAGTTCGTCGTCGTGAGTTCTATGAAAAACCGACTACCGAACGTAAACGCGCTAAAGCTTCAGCTGTGAAACGTCACGCGAAGAAATTAGCTCGCGAAAACGCACGCCGCACTCGTCTGTATTAA